A stretch of DNA from Thunnus thynnus chromosome 16, fThuThy2.1, whole genome shotgun sequence:
tgTAAAAACTCAAAGACTAAAGAGAGTCTCCAAGAGATCCCTCAAAAGGCCTAAAGGAAAAAGGAGGTCccgcaaaaagaaaaaggatccGGACCGGACCCCGAGCCTCTCTTGGCTTTTCATTTTATAAGTATACAACTTCCTCTTATTTGTATTACCACATATCGTCTATCTCCAGGACATCTATCACTTTCATGCTGATGTTACATGACTTTACACAAAATAGTGGCCTTTTCTTTACCTGTCACCTACATGAAACTTTTAAACTTcttattcacatttgagattGAAATCAAGGGATGTCTGCAAGGTGCAGAAACACAGCTCCTCTATCGCCTCAGAATATCTGGTGGTTGCCTAAGtttttgtggtgtttgtttgtgttatatTCATCCTTGAAGGTTCAGTTCTAGTTCAGTACACGTTGCACAAATTGTGTAAATTCCTCAGAAATGATACAAGACATTAAACtatgtttaatttgtcaggCTTTTAAGTTCAAAGAAATATAAATCTTCTTGCGATTATTTTAAACTCATATTTTTAATGCAGGAGGTGCacaaaacagtaacagtaaaccATTTAATGTCTCCTCCAAGCCAGCAGGAGGTGCACAGCTGTGTTTTAGGAGCTGGAAGTGAACAGCACTCAGTCTCAGTTAGTTTGAGTTGAggaaagtattttatttttcaacttgcTCATATTGTCTGTAAATCTGACCGTCACAAACAACCTGGAATAACAGTGAATAGTAAACGGAGCTGGTAAAATTAAAGTGAAGCTCCAGATGCAACCAAGAGAggaacatgaaataaatgtaaagagcAAAGATTTGCAGATTATAAATGATCTTTCTGACTCTTTGCACTTTGAGTTTTTACCCTCAGGGAGACGCTATAGACAAGTGAGAGCCACCAAAAACTGTGTACAGCGAGTACTTTCCTCTAAATGCAGTTAGAGTGCTGAATGCATATCCTGCTCGGGATTTCACAGACATCGAGCCGTctaccattttatttcattttactgtatttatttatttatttatttattttttaaatcatgttgttCATCGATGCTGTTTTTTCCTTATCAgctgttctgtgttgtttttaacactATGTGGTGAAGCCAAAGACGTTTCCACTATctgactaactaactaactaactaactaactaactgacTAACTAATGACTTATAGCACAATGACACCATTTACCATGATGAATGACAGGATGTATTCTTATTATCATGGTGTTTTTTAATCGgtctaaaaaaatgtttttgactaaaactgcagacagaccgAGTGGAGGAGCTTTAACCTCCACTACATCCCTGGTTAGCAGGATGAAGGCGCCCTCTTGTGTCATGCATCAGTTTTCAGATTTCAGTTGTTGACCTGCTGTGATGTTCACTGCAGGAAGACATGTAAAAACTCCACTGAGCCTTTGGCAGCTTCAAACAATATCAGtttaatatatgtaatatcacactgtgtcagtttgttgACAGAAGTCACACCCTGTAACACTGACGCTGCATTCAGGTCACATGGGAAAGATGGGAGAGAAGAGTTTCCAGTCTGCAAATATTATTCACATCAGCTTTCAGGTTGTAAACAGAACTTGTGAATGTGAGATTTGATGCTGCAGGCTGTGATTTCTCTGTTGTTCAAATATGAGTCACAAGAAGTTTTAATCAAGTCTGGATTTAAAATTTACAAACTCGTCGTCATCAAACGTCTCTGAACGACATAAGAAAACTCTCAAGTACAAACTTCAGCGTGAAAGAGTTTCTGGCTGAGTGTGAGCAATAAGACACTTTTATCGAGTGACGTAATCCTCACATCAACGTAGAAAAGTCACTGTTACTGATCACATGAAGGAACAGCCAGTCAGAGATATGGATTGACCCGACATCTGCTTTATTGTACATTCTTAAAAAAATCTTGTACTTTGtagtgtttcaggaggaaaactgcctcaaataaactctcattttagtttcacattttctccagaagttttgaatgagatcctgagatgaagacagaagaaaatactttgctcactgttgacaaaaaaacatctctatTGATTAcgtaaagcttcagattgttcacacatccaatcagtaaagtctgttaaatgactcttgttcaataatttcatgttcagattcacttcatccacacaatcagttagtttaacccagaatgtcagctatgtacaagaacataataaatgattattgtcatgataattacagtttaattgtacatttctttatgtatttacaaagtgatgagaacaaaatatctacCTAGTGAAGGTAAAAGACGTCATCATGAGCAGcgatagcctccatggataaaaacacacagcaaaaagtgacatttaaagaaactgaaaacatcaacagaacaacaaatgaaaagaaaaaagtgttgataatcccagtttgattgacagctgatctctgtgcagttcagaaacaccacagcaacgtgctctcagaaacaatggagacaaaaacatgaagaattacaacagaatctgacacatgaagtctgaaatgacttctgtctatttgagtttacacaactcagctgtgtcTCCAGCATAACAAAGccaaagtccagcatagagaggctgagtgaatctggtctggactctgtggaggagagtcatggtttcagagacgctgtagaaggacagaatacctgctctgtgatccaggtacactcctactctggaggaaccaggacctgagacgggagttctgatgttgttgaaccaaaatgtgTAACTGTTAGTGTCACAACGGAACATCCAAGATTTGTCATTGAATCCAAATGCACATTCATCTGAGTCTCCTGCTCttctgatattcttgtatgcgactgctacatTAACTGCTCCCCATCTTCTCttcacctcccagtaacaacgtccagtcagactctctcgaCTCAGGACCTGAGCATAatcagtgaatctgtctgggtgacgaGAATAAGACTGTTCTTCACTCATTTGTTCTGCTcttctgttcccctcagataataacagcagtgtgtgtgctgtctttcgatccagtgtgatttcacgtgaatattttaagaatccagctctggtcttgggttctgcttctgacagtaaaacgtccacttcagtccctgtcagtgagatgtttgtccatttctccctcaggatgagtttttagttttagtttcacTTACTGAGAAGTTGAAATAAGCCTGATAGCTCTTTtactgcatcacatgttggtTATACCCATCTATAAACTGTGgatctgaaggggagggaaccAGGAAATATGATGTTAATGGCATGTCAGGGTGTGCTGATGcctccatatttttttttttaactcttccTTAAAATTAGATCAATTTCTATTTATTGGTTAAAAACAGCTGACTAACAACAGGGAGTTATTACACTAAAGtgtgataaaatcatttaatggctgtatcatcattttctcacatatttAATAACCTTCTTTGAAGCATTTTTGattgtgtttgaaataaaagcaaataaaaccaGAGAGCTCATCTTATCCAGCAACACTCTGCTGATAAATGTCGACCTttgacagtcacatgatccTCTGTAgaaactgtcagcagcagcagtggaagaagtattcagatcctttactgttgtaaaagtaccaatacagcaatgtaaaaatactccattacaagtaaaagtcctgcatgaaaaatcctcttACACtaaaagtattatgagcttgatgtagttaaagtattgcagtaaaagtagtggtttggtccctctgactgatatattattatatatgacatcattagattattaatagtgaagcatcagtgttagagcagcatgttactgttgtagctgctggaggtggagctagtttacactactttatatacacttagctagtttagtccagtggttcccaacctaggggtcgggccccccCAAAGGGTCAgtagataaatctgaggggtcgtgagatgattaatgggagaggaaagaagaaaaaacaaagttctgatacacaaatctgttttcagtttttggactttttctctaatctttgatttttgctgaaatattggatcatttgaacatttattgtaatgaaagcatgtgagaagtttagagggaaaaatcactatttggtggagctgttaacaactcatagacatgtgaaatgtgaccccgactacacactgctttttgtaagacgtcaaaagacaaaaaggttggaaaccactggtttcatctttaacaatgtgttgtattttaaaagcttgttatattatccattgtgtcaaatcttcatctgaaaagtaactaaagctgtcaaataaatgtagtggagtagaaagtacaatatttccctctgaaatgtagtgaagtggaagtataaagtagcatcacatggatatactcaagtaaagtacaagtacttctaAACTGTACTAAAGTacattacttgagtaaatgtatttagttaaaTTCCAGCACTGATCAGTAGTTTTAAATATCTGGGAGCGGTGAGTGATGGACACTTTATCTAAACAAAAAATACGACTATATTTATGTAGGAATTTGTGCAGTCAAATATCAGAATTGTGAGTCATTATTGTGCACAGCTCCAATATGAAATTATTCGTCCAgtgacataactcatattagagtaAGTATAATAATGGGGGaatagtcctccttgttggccacaaaagagaggtcaattagaattatgattgttataaatcttaattatgatttttatgattatgacaaaaacatgaagaattacaacagaatctgacacatgaagtctgaaatgacttctgtctatttcagtttacacaactcagctgtgaCTCCATTAGAATAAATccaaagtccagcatagagaggctgagtgaatgtggtctggactctgtggaggagagtcatgctttcagagacgctgtagaaggacagaatacctgctctgtgatccaggtacactcctactctggaggaaccaggacctgagacgggAGTTTTGATGCTAttgaaccaaaatgtataactgttaGTGTCACAACGTAACATCCAAGATTTGTCATTGAGCccaaatatacatttattcaagtctcctgctctgctgatattcttgtatacAACTGCTACACCAACTACtccccctctccactccacctcccagtaacaacgtccagtcagactctctctactcaggacctgactccatacagtgaatctgtctggatgacgagaataagactgtttttgtctcattagCTCTACTTTTCTGTTCCCATCAGATAATAAGAGatctgtgtttgctgtgtttggatccagtgtgatttcacgtgaatattttaagaatccagctctggtcttgggttctgcttctgacagtaaaacgtccTCTTCAGTCACTgccagtgagatgtttgtccatttctccctcaggatgtcctgtagttgatctctgagctctgacacagctgctgtcacatcctcaaagtagcTCAGAGGAcagatattgatgctggatgagtctgtagatgtactgagttgtgacagtgaggggtagttgtgtagaaactggttgtgatcctctgtgtgtgagagctgcttcagttcagcgtctttcctcttcagctcagtgatctcctgctccagcttctcctgaagctctttgactcgactcacttcagtttcctgctgggatctgatctgctgcttcacatcagagcttcttttctggaggagacggatcagctcagtgaagatcttctcattgtcctccactgctttatcagcagagcgactgacggcctccacctcctgttgaagcagcttcacatctttctctctgtcctggattctttGCTGGATTtgttgtcgactcacctcgagctctctctgcctctcagtcctttctgctgcagctgagactgtgtcgtggcctttatgttcctccacagagcagagataacagatactctgctgatcagtacggcagaacatcttcatcacctcatcatgacgagagcagatgttctcctggagcttctccgAGGGGttgaccagcttgtgttttttaaatttacttgaTTCAAAGTGAGGTTGAAGGTGTTTCTCGCAGTAAGAGACAAGACACtgcagacaggacttgagggctttcagcttcctcccagtgcagatatcacaggccacatcttcaggtccagcatagcagtgatcagcaggagcagcttggagtccagtcttcttcagcttctCTACTAAAtttgctaacatggtgtttttcatcaggacaggcctcggtgtgaaggtctgtctgcactgagggcagctgtagatcttcctctgatcctctccatcccagaagcttttaatacagctcatgcagtgactgtgtccacagggaatagtcaccggatccttcagtagatccagacagattgAACAGCTGATTGTTTCTCGGTCCAGCTGAACTCCTTTCTGCGCCATTTCGGCTCTCAGTGGCAacgactgtctgagtttcactttcTCAGAGGTGAAACAAGTCTGAGCTCTGATCTGAACaacatgtgtttctgcagtgaatGCAGCCTGACAGCTCTTGTACTGCTGtacatgttggttacacccatctATAAACTGTAGttctgaaggggagggaacaaggaaatatgagcacagagtggagcttgttgtgtttgaaagAACAGGGAGGAGTTATCAGGACGAGGAGCAGCACTGtgaattaaaactgtgtttcctCATTTACAGTGAAGTCTCAGTTAAAACCTGCTCACCATCTGacaatatttttgcatttaactgtaaaatacttGTTTGCATGTCAGGGTGTAATGATGCCTCTATATTTCTCTAACTCttccttaaaatcagattaatTTCTATTCATTGGTTAAAAGCAATTGACTGACAACAGGGAGTTATTACactaaaatgtgataaaatcatttaatggCTGTATCATCATTTTCTCGCATATTTAATAAACTTCTTTGAAGCATTTTTGACTGTTTCTGAAATAAAAGCAGGTAAAACCAGAGAGCTAATCTTATCTAGCAGCACTCTGCTGATAAATGTCGACCTttgacagtcacatgatccTCTGTAgaaactgtcagcagcagcagtggaagaagtattcagatcctttactgttgtagaagtaccaatacagcaatgtaaaaatactccattacaagtaaaagtcctgcattaaaaatcctactacagtaaaagtacataagtattatgagcttgatgtagttaaagtagtgaggtaaaagtagtggtttggtccctctgactgatatattattatatgaatgAAGCAGATCAGCTGATGGAGCTCATTTGTTGATTAGTATGAATTGATGAATCTAGAAAGTGGATGTACTTTTGTTTCTTTACGTTTGATTAATATCATCCTTTTAGTTTTGTCACAATAATCAACAGAAATCACACTCCAGGATTTAATTTTCATCCTATCAGTACAGTATTAAAGCGTTATTGATCATTGTGTAGAAAATTATTCATGCAAAATAAACCAATACAATGAAAACTAAAGTCAAATGTCCAGTCAGCGAGGATCATAATCCAAACCACCAATAAAGACTTTAATAATAATCACTAATAAAGGctttcatttcagcttttttatttaaaagatgcAATCCTCAAGAGTCTGTAAAGGTTGGGCTGTCAGAGATGATTCCTCTAAACACAGACAAGCTACCATTTTATCTCCGGTGGTGTTTTCTTTGAATACAAAGAGTTTAAAATCCACAGACTCACACTTAAACTGACTAAAGTCTGTTGACAATACGGCACTGGTGGGTTTGTAGAGTTAGTGAGGAAAGTATAGAAAATTTGTACAGACATgaccaaaaatattggtacttttccaccttttttgaagaaaactattttttttctgtattaagttgaaactgacagaagtatttGGTgtccatcattctttatttcacattgaatataactgaaactttgcttttgaagTACGACATAACGATTAACATAagattatttaatacaataaaaccaATGAAAATGTCATGGCCAAAATGAAGGTGGAAGAAGGCTGTTCATTTTATATACTCGATATGTGGCTCAAATGTAAGGGATGGATCAAATACTATTCCCAAATTCTTGATTGTATGGGTCTGAGAAATTGTGCAACCATCAAGATTAATTTTTAATTCTGTAAAAATGAATCTAGCTGGACCAACAAGCAGCATTTCAGTCTTGTGTGCATTCAAATGAAGGAAATTATTGCACATCCAGTGATGGACTTCTGACAAACATGTCTCTAATTTAACCAGCTGGGAGGAGTCACTGAATGTTACAGGAAGATAGATTTGTGTTTCATCGGCGTAGCAGTGATacattatgttgtgttttttgaaacaCAACATAATGTATCACTAGTAAACACAGAACAAAAGTGGACCAAGCACTGATCCCTGTGGGACACCGTGTTTGATCTTAGCGCAGGAAGACATAGTGTTATTGTTTGTGATGTTCTATTACTCAAGTATGAACCAAACCAAGAAAGTGCCAGACCCTTGAGGCCTACAAGGTTCTCAAGACGTTGTAGGAGGGTGTCGTGGTCCACGGTTTCAAAGGAAGCACTTAAATCGAGTAACAGCAAGACAGATAAGAGATC
This window harbors:
- the LOC137200076 gene encoding tripartite motif-containing protein 16-like, whose translation is MAQKGVQLDRETISCSICLDLLKDPVTIPCGHSHCMSCIKSFWDGEDQRKIYSCPQCRQTFTPRPVLMKNTMLANLVEKLKKTGLQAAPADHCYAGPEDVACDICTGRKLKALKSCLQCLVSYCEKHLQPHFESSKFKKHKLVNPSEKLQENICSRHDEVMKMFCRTDQQSICYLCSVEEHKGHDTVSAAAERTERQRELEVSRQQIQQRIQDREKDVKLLQQEVEAVSRSADKAVEDNEKIFTELIRLLQKRSSDVKQQIRSQQETEVSRVKELQEKLEQEITELKRKDAELKQLSHTEDHNQFLHNYPSLSQLSTSTDSSSINICPLSYFEDVTAAVSELRDQLQDILREKWTNISLAVTEEDVLLSEAEPKTRAGFLKYSREITLDPNTANTDLLLSDGNRKVELMRQKQSYSRHPDRFTVWSQVLSRESLTGRCYWEVEWRGGVVGVAVVYKNISRAGDLNKCIFGLNDKSWMLRCDTNSYTFWFNSIKTPVSGPGSSRVGVYLDHRAGILSFYSVSESMTLLHRVQTTFTQPLYAGLWIYSNGVTAELCKLK